The window ttgaaatttcattgGCCTGTGGAGGGTATTTCTCATGATCTTGTAAGAACAAGGATCTGATTTAATTGTTTCGTTGTTCTTTTAAAATTcttgtagatttttttttgaatggcgAGAAATTCAGATTTAGGTTTCATAAATCGGTAGCTTTTGTTTCTTGATTGACTACGAAATCtgatttataaaaaaatatttttcaactGAAAAGTATTATCTGTATTCGTTGATCTTATGCATGCATATTAGATTGAATATCTCAATTGGCAGGACTTCGTCGATCAGCTTCTGCAGTAGGTTGAGATCAGTTTCTTTCTGCATGCTTGCCTCTCCCTTTAGAATCTTGAATGTTGATTGTGGTGACTTTTGTGTTCTTTTGTGGTATGAGATGCAAGTGAGAAGGAGTAGCAAAGACACAAAAAGACTACAGCTGATTGACTTGACTTTGAAAATATGCTTTCAGCCTTATGAAAATATAACGGCCAAGTACCATAACCTTTATCTAATTCTAATGGCCATTTTAATGCTTTTCAAATTAAAGTAAAactaaaaaaagtaaaaagaagaaaGTCAAATTGCCGGTTGTAATGTTTCAGTGGTTTATTTAAGTCTTTTGTCCTGAAACTACTGTTATTTGGAAAATTGGTTTTCAATTAAAAAGCAGCTGTTATGTATACTGGTACAAAATTTATGAAATGTAATAGTATGGGGACATTTTAGTGTTTTTCTGAAGCCAAGCTTCAAATCCTCACTGAGATGTTTTgtgttttctctcttttccttggtGCAGATTTTTAGCTGTTGACATGGCATCGGCAGCTACACCGACGGGATGGTTGAGAGGAAGAGTTAAAGCTGTTCCTTCAGGGGATTGCCTTGTGATAATGGGCAGTACAAAGGCTGACATCCCGCCTGAGAAGACTATCACCCTGTCCTCTCTTATTGCTCCTAGATTGGTGTGTGCTAAGTCTTTCTGCATCTGTGATCCTCATTAAGCATTTATATTTCTGCTTTAATTTGAATTTGTTTGCCAGCAGGACTTCTTCATGTAATGATGCATAGTTTGTTTCTACATGTTTGTAGCGGAAGTAATTGATAATGATATTTATGCAGTTTCGCAACTGCACCAGTAACTTTGTTTGACTGAGttgcttcttcttctctcttcttctctcttcttcttcttcttcttcttttttgaaaatttcacataGGCTGCAATTCTTTGTTGTCACTTTTGTTCCATGCCATCATCAAGGCAAATTTAAAAAAGGAGGTTGTTGGTTATTTGATATATGATGTCAAGTTTACATGTTAACAGTCATTTCAACATTCCAAAAAAAGTGGCTTGTATGCTTAGTGTTAAATATTCTCATTATCTAGCAGATTACTCAATTTGATGAACTTACAACCCTATGGGTCGAGTCCATACCTAAATCGGGTGGTGCTCTATGTCTCAACCTAGAGATATTTAAGTTGACAGTTTTACTTGTCCTCTCTTAATTGTTGTTTCATGGTGTAGCATCTTGGTACAGCCAGTGACCTTATTTTTTGGAATACTGTTTCATGTGTCCCAGGCCCGTAGAGGTGGCATAGATGAACCATTTGCCTGGGATAGCAGGGAGTACTTAAGGAAACTCTGTATTGGAAAGGTTCTTTCCCTATAAACTTTTCCACCTTGATTTGGTGCCATGCTTAACAATTTCTTTTGGAGTGAAAATTTTATCTAGTTCTGATGTCATGCTCTTGATTATTGCAGGAGGTTACCTTTAAAGTAGATTACACAGTACCATCCATAGGGCGAGAATTTGGTTCTGTTTTTCTTGGTGATAAAAATGTTGCCGTGCTCGTTGTTTCTGAAGGCTGGGCAAAGGTAGCACTTCTTTCTGTGCAAGTTACGAATTAATTCTCATTTGCACCCTAAATATGTAAGGTGAAAGATTTCTTAGCACTTTTAGTTTTATTTTGAATGAATATAATTTATGCAGGTTAGGGAGCAGGGCCAACAGAAAGGAGAAGCTAGCCCTTTCTTGGTGGAATTGCAGCGTCTTGAAGATCAAGCAAAGCAACAAGGTTTAGGCCGTTGGAACAAGGCTAGTGTGCATGTTCTCACATCTGTCTGTTCTGTATATAATTTCTGCAAATTAGAAAATGGATTATAAACCCTTGCCTTGATCCAAGAGGTGATCTTTCCCCACTTTTTGTATCCCCGAAAGTAGTCATTTAGGCCTTCCCTATTAAGGGTTGCAGTGGTCCTTGTTTGGGCTGAGCTGGTTGCTGTTGATTAACTGGGCCTGAAAGTCAGGTCTGGCCCCATGCCCAGACCATGGAAGGTTTGGTTTATGATCCTAAGGTGCTGGCCTCCCCTATTGCTAGCCCTATTGCCTAGTGAAGTTCATCGTTTATCAACATTAAGAAGGTATTCTCTTAATTCGTCTACCAAGGAAGTTGAAGTTGTAGCCTTGCATGTTTGCATGGTGATGCTTCAGGGATCGATCTATTCTATAGTGAAGCATCCAAAGCATAACTTCACACTCACGTGATCTTTGTCAAAAACAAAGTTAAACTTGTATTTTCCTCAAAGATGAGGTATAAGTTCCACCTAGCCTAAAGGTTTTAGTTgaccaaagaaagaaaaagaaaggaggaaacaacaactacaaacatataCTCGGGATTAAGTTCTCATGTTCAATATGGTTGTTTTTTGATGCAGGCACCTGGCTCTTCAGAGTCAGCCATCAGGAATCTACCTCCTTCTGCCATTGGGGATCCTAGTAACTTAGATGCAATGGGCCTGTTAGCTGCCAACAAGAGTCGGCCTATGGAAGGCATTGTTGAACAGGTTCGAGATGGTAGTACTGTTCGAGTCTATTTGCTTCCGGACTTTCAATTTGTCCAAGTATTTGTTGCTGGTATCCAGGTAAGAACTGTGTAATTCCTGTCAAGGTCTCATCAATCTTATACCAGTttgtttattttataatttatacTGATTAAATCTTTACATGTTTACAATTAGGCCCCATCTATGGGAAGAAGGGCTGTGGTAGAAACAGTTGCAGAGCCTGAAATAACTTCTGAAGACACCAATGGAGAAGTTTCTAGTGAAACTCGACCGCCTCTGACATCTGCACAGAGACTTGCGGCCTCCACTGTGTCTTCTACTGAAATATCACCGGATCCATTTGGAAGAGAAGCTAAACACTTCACGGAGATTCGTGTTCTGAACAGAGATGTGAGTGGGTTGCGGTTTTGTGCATAAAATATTCTGTTGCTATTTATGTTCTCAGCTAATCTGCTTCTTGATGGAATTGGCAGGTTCGGATTGTGCTAGAGGGTGTagacaaattcagcaatctgatTGGTTCAGTATATTATGCTGACGGTGATTCATTGAAGGACCTGGCATTGGAGCTAGTAGAAAAcgtatgttattttattttttaatgaacaAAATTGAGTATAATTGTGGCATATTTCCTTTCATAAAATTTATTGTTACCAGCAAAAAGTATAATTTTGGCATATAAAAGCATAAAGTAATCTTCTCTTCAGGATTAATGATGCCCCCTGCTATTTCCTACACTGATTTGAAGCAGATAAGTTCCATTGGTTATTTGCTGAGTTGCTAGGTTTCTGAGGTTGTAATATGTCCTGGTCAATGCTTGATCTCTGATTGATTGAGTTGTCATTAAGGTTTGTGGTATGGGGTTcaaatcctctttttttttttctattgttttAGCCAAAAGGATAGAAATTTGTAATCATAAGAGTGCATTTGTCTGTGCCATTGAGTTGCAGATAGTCGTCCAATGAAGACCATAGTCTAGTTACCTCCCATGATAATGAGGGTTTAGCTCCAAATTGCAATCACATTCTTTCAACTTTCCCTTGAGAGGATTGTAACAACAATTTCAGGGTTCTTCCTTATTATGACTACTAGGAAATGACTTTACAGTTTGATCATTGATTGATGGGAAAAATTGGAGTTGGGCGATTTTCTTGTTTAAGCTGATTCTTTGCAAATCAATTCActttgcatccaaatgcaacctaagGGTTTGTTTTATCCACAAGGAGAATTTGAGGTGACATTGAAATGACCCACTTTTTGAATTCCTTTTGCGAAGTGAATAGTGGCTATGCTATGCATTTTTATACGAGCTCGTCACATCAGAATAGGCCTAGGTCATAAttttcatcatcatagccttgtccattTTTTATAGGTTCCTTAGATTCTTGCTAACAATAAGTGTCCACCAATGTTCTAAAACATGGAATGGTCCCTGACCTGTCCAGCTCAGCCCAAACTGGTCCAACCAATGATATCTATGTGAATTGTGGATGAATAGAAGGAAAAAGAAGGTAACAGCAGCAAGGAAAGTTGTTGCACAAAGGATAAGATGCCTTTTTCCCAGGAGGAATGTTGCAGGTGTTGGAACTTTACTGAGTGCATCTTACATGCCATTGAAGAAAAGATTGACTTATCCAGTTGGGATTGATTAAATGCACCTGGGTTGTTGGACCATTTGACCTGGATGGTTTGAGTGGTTTCTTGCCCAAACAGGTTTTTATGATCTAATCCATTTTTGTTGGGGAGTTTTGGTCTAGACTAGTCATATCAGCTAGCATGCTCTGGGTTTTAAAACACTGAACCAGACAATTTTTCTTTGTTAGCAACATCTGTAAGGTTTGCAGGGCGACCAACCAACCTATGGGCATGGATGTGCACATATTGTCATTTTCTTAGAATGTCACATTTGATAACAAATTATGTGGCATTTACTGCTTTGGTTGCTTCACAACCATCTGAGACCCCTAGTTTGGTTTTTCTTTCGGGCTCTTATGAAGACAACATGCACATCCCCATCAGTTGTTACATCAATGTGGAGACGCTCTAATTCTATGGGCATGGCGCTGCTATCTTTCCTGTTACTGTGTCTGTGTTCAGTCATCTATATCATTTATTTGGGAGTCTGTGGGTTTAAAAACAGTGTGCCATCACTGACGCTCTGTTCACTACTACATCATCCTTGCTGGATGCTATGTGGAAGATACTGTTGCCATCTATATTTGATCATAGGTGTTCCGTGGTCCATGCAAATGTCTTGTATTTTGTTTAGCCTGATCCCGTGTTGAGTAGCATTTTTGGTAGGGTAATATGTAACTCTGTTTGAGTAGGATTAAGGTTGGGCTTGCAAAAAACCTTGTTTAGTGGTGGCTCTCGGTTGTACTTTGAAACTTCGACACAGTGAAAACTCTTCGATGTTCTTCTCTCGTGGACACAGTCACCGACATGTAAATCCTTGTTCTCGTTTGTTTTGTGCTCTTCTATTATTCCTGTGTGCCGTTGCAATCTCTTGATATAATAATAGGTTCAACACCCAAATTGTTATTCTTGTGCTTATTAGATTCAATCAGGCTCAAGCTTATGCTTTGGTTTTGACATGAGATAGTAGGGCCATAACATGCTTGGGTCTGGTGTCCCGGGGCCTGAAcctgacccattgacagccctagtctCTAAAATGGGTAACATGTTGGTTGTGCCCTTTCGTAGAGATGTGCAAGTATCTGTTCAGTCCGTTGCTATACTGTCCTTTCTCCCTAGCCCATGTGGTCCATCCAATGTGCATGGAGACAAATATCTCCAACATTTTGAAAATTTAGTTATATTCTccttgtatttttagaaaacggCACTGACTTGATAAtatcctgatttttcaaatatcaccAAAGCCCCCGATAATATAATGATGATATGCCAATGTTCACCTGTTTTAATATCAAGAAAAATTTCCCGGAAATCATTTTTAATCTCTTTTTTTACTGCTTaattttttctgttttattttatcttttcattttctgTGAGATCTCATGAAATTCCAGATAAAAAAACTCAAGTTTAGAAAAATTACGAGAAATTTTTTTCCGAAAATTTGACGGGAAATGAGACTTGTCACCATGCAATGTGTTAGTGAAAGGAcactgattattattattattattttaaaagaaaagacTGTTTGTCTGCATGGGACTGGTGGAGATAGTTTGTACCTTATATTCTTCTATTCTACTCATTATTGGACGTAGTAGTTTCCTCATTACCTAATGCTAACATCTCTACATAATGAGAATAGCTGGGGTTAGAAATTTGTATCCAGATACTTTTTGGAATTGCTAAACCCATGCCTTATTAAATGACATGGGAAGGGTTTTAAATCAAAGGAAAGGGCATTGGTGAAGCCCCCTAGCAACTTGTCCTCAATGAGAAGAGGTTTTGTGCTAGGTCCAAGCTTTTCCATGATGTTACCCATACCATCATttggaccaaaaatcaggcagcaTCTATAAAAAtttcatttagaccatccatttgttttgtatgaTCTTGCCTATCTCAGGagtgaatctgcctgatttttatgtAAGATGATCTAAGCAATATGGCCCATctcatggaaagctcagatctagCACATTTGTGGCATGTTAACATGTGCACTAGCATGTAGATGAGCTGGGCTGTCAACacttgtgggcttagcaaagctcaaagAGACCTGTTTTTTTTCAACTGCTCCACCATCCCAAGTCTTACAAACAACTTCCTCTCTCCATGTGCAATGCACGCCTTGTGTCTACTAGTAAGCTTGTAACTCAAAGTTAGGGGCCTGTCTTTTTATTCGGATGCTAGATGGAGATGCAAGTTGTCCCATCATATTGTATTTGCTTTAGTCACATGCCCTACTTAATGATATTGTTGCTGCATTCTGAGCTTTGAGGTTGAGCACTTATGTAACTACGGTAAACTTGTCTTATTACTTGAATTGCATAGTTTTCTTAATTTTCTGGTTTGATCCTTCCCACACTTTTCATAAATGCATCCACAGATAACATTTTTATTACTTGGGAGGATATAACTTTCCAGAGTGTTGGATTTCTTTTGTGTAGGGGTTGGCCAAATATGTAGAATGGAGTGCAAATATGATGGAGGACGAAGCCAAGCGGAAGTTGAAGGCTGCTGAGCTTCAAGTGAAGAAGGATCGCTTGAGAATTTGGACAAATTATGTTCCCCCAGCAACAAATTCAAAGGCAATCCATGACCAAAACTTCACAGGAAAGGTAACTGACTGTTCCAAGCAATCATTTTGACAAGAGacttccatgtgtgtgtgtgtgtcaatgtctatatatatatatatgttatgtatctgaaatttggtgtgacccctcatccaactgGGATGCACACAATGATGGGCTGGATgtttgaaccacatctcagtgggccctataaacaatCAGGAAAGTTTCAGTGGCTGGGCATCTAGTCTCAACTATTTTGtggtggcccacccaagccatggatcggcctgatttttaggccaatggcccaccttagaggggtgcatctaattgatggcgTGGATGCCCGACACACATGAAGGTGGGGGCCATAGAGTtctacctcatgggaagcttccacGAGGCCGACCTCATAGCATTAGTGATGGTTAGTGTttcaaatatcgatactatcggccgatattatcggtatcgcaccactgcgagacgataTACACGGGATAACCCCGGAAGATACCAACAAATCCCAAATCtagatatcggccaatattatcatcgatatcgcacgatatatcgacgatatcagatccgaccaatggaaaaaaaaaaaaattgaattagaaaaaaaaaaagaaatcgaaGAGTACCTGGCTGTAGCGATGATCGGAGGTGGCCCATTCGACAGGTAAGTGCGattttcttcccattttcttcatcttccctCTTTCTCGGAGATTCCAGCGGGGAATCAGGCCGGATCGACCTTCTGGAAGAAGATTTGAGGAGACGAACTAGATCGGACTACGTGGATGGAGAGATTTGAGGGGACGAATTGGATCGGACTGCGTGGATGGAGAGATTTGAGGGGATGAACCCTAAAATGAAGAGGGAAAGTGAAAAGAGGGGCGGATGGGAAATcgggttgcgtactgagttactcaatacgctcttatcgtactgagtaaactctgtagggtccaTTGTTTGGTATatagttcatccacgccgtccatcagtttttacagatcattttaggggttgaccccaaaaataaagtatatcaaaatctccagtagaacataccaaaggaaacggtggaagtattgatttccaccgttgaaatatttataaggcccccaatgatgtttatttgtcatccaaactgttcataatatcacaaagacatggatgaatggaaaaaacaaatatcatcttgatctaaaacttctgtgggcccccaagaacttttcaacggtagacttcaattcaaactttttcaagtggtgtggtccacttgagccgtggatatgattactttttttgaaaaagccctgaaattatatgataaaatggatggccggatttgataaaatgcatgaatgacagtgggccccacagagtttactcagtacacagtgTGCAATCCGCTTCGGCGGatggaaataggattgcgtactagttactcagtacgcttttatcttactgagtaaactcagttgggtccaccttgaatgtatacggtttatccaatccatccataagttttttcacataattttataCGTTGAGCCTAGAattaaagcatatacaaagcccaagtgaaccataccactggaaatagtgttgaatagtGATTTTGatcgttgaaatctttctagtgcccaaagtgatatttatttctcatccaccatgttcataagatgaaaaagacttggatgaagtgaaataaaaaataacagcttgatccaaaacttcggtggcccctagaaattttcaatggtagacactcatttcacactatttcctgtggtgtggtctacttgatctttggatataattttttttttggtatatggaattgaaattaacttttaaaatggatggacggtgtggatcaaatagataaatcacagtggatcccacagagtttactcagcacgcttagcatactaagttactcagtacgcaatccgcttccccgccGATGGGGTAAAtgctttccaccgttgaaacctttctccactgatttctatggtggggtccactcgagctctggatctgacccattttttggctcatgctataaaatgatctcttcaaatgtatggacggtgtagatagaaaaaatacatcatggtgggacccacataacttggtgacgtcttgTGCCTCCGTCACTGACGGGTATTCACGTTCGAATgcgtactcagtacgctcttatcttactgagtaaactttgttggcccaccgtgattacacgtggtttatccactccgtccatccgtttttattgatcatttcaggcgttgagccctaaattgaaccatatccacaactcaagtggaccacattacaggaaacaatgttgaatgaatgttgaccattaaaaacgttgtgggagccataaaagctttggaatccaatcattattgttttcctctggtgtggtccacctttgatttacATCCCTATGATTTAttgtatcaacccctaaaatgatccgtagaaatggatgaacggaatggatgaaacaaatacattatggtgaggcccacaaagcaccgaccatcagccatgaggctggtgtcagggggagtagccaatccgtctcctcgCGCACGAGATTGACGGGTTGCGTAGGCAGACTGCCTACCGAAGTGAcgcaccaagttttgtggggcccaccatgatgtatgtgttgtatctacactgtccatacatttaggtatatcattttaaggcatgagacaaagaatgagtcagatccactgTTTTCTGGGCCGTAGAAAATTTttatggtgggtgtcactctctccactgtgttctatggtggggtccatttgagccttggatttgactcattctttggctcctaccctaaattgatatcttcaaatgaatgaacggtgcggatacaacaaatatatcatggcggGTTCCACAGAACTTGGTCTCGTCACTTCTGTAGGGGCTAGCTACGTCTcagcctgtcagtagctaatccgcctacCACACACAACCTACAAAAGGTGAAAGCCATTGTACATAGGTGTCGTGCAaggaattggttgtgttttcatgcatgactatgatatatttataaatatcatgcatttcaatttaaatatagttgtgTTAGtttagttaaacatcgcataacttaggaccctatacaaaggaaatttattatgtgcatctttttttggagatgttatgatttaaaagtgtgtattaagggcctttttaacaactctcaaagtttcattaaaaaattcaacaattttcccaatgtttccccatgtttcccaaaaagtacgataaactatgcgatacaaacgatatatcccgtgcgataaccgatacatatctgtatcccaagggtgcgatacattgtgcgataccaatattttgaacactggtgaTGGTCTCCTGCAAGTTGTGCAAGCAAATGTTGGGCAATATGGGTGGgcctgtgatgtgtatgtgaaatccactccgaccatcaggTGCTGTGACCCCATGCTAGGTCTAGTACCCAAAAAGCAGGAtcatctgtgattcaggtggactacGTGATTGGAAAGTTTAGGGGGGTATGCACCCTCCAAAATtttctcttggtgtggcccatgtaaatCATTGATGGGCCTAAGTTTTGTCCAGAGGAATAACTTTTCATGAGGCATCTAATAGTTAGCTTTGTCCTGAGGAATAACCTTCCATGaggcatctaatagttggagtggattccGCATAATCATCATGTGGACCCTGTAAAAAATCAAGTATGGGTGTCTCTCCcgactatttcctttggtgtggccagcCTAAATTATGGGTCAGCTTGTTTTTGGTCCCGAGGTCTAATGTTGGATGATGCGACtgatagttggagtggattttacatacacatcatggtgggccccataaaaaattATGGGTTGGCGTCCCCTcccaattgtttcccttggtgtggcccacctgaatcacagatttgcctgatttttgagccCGGCCTAACATAGGGTCACACACCTAATGGTTGAAGTGTATTTTagaaacacatcatgatggggcccaccaaccCTTTATTCGCATGGATGGTCTCCCCGTGGCATTGCTTGCAGgagaccatctctctctctctctctctctctctctctctatatatatatatatatatatatgtttatttatttatttctgtcCCTTTCGTTCTTTGGTTTTTTTAAGGTAGTGGAGGTTGTTAGTGGGGACTGCATTATTGTGGCCGATGATGCCATCCCTTTCGGCAGTCCTCTAGCTGAGAGGCGAGTGAATCTCTCAAGCATCAGGTCACCCAAAATAGGCAATCCTCGCAGAGATGAAAAACCGGCTCCCTATGCTCGTGAAGCCAAGGAGTTCTTGCGCACACGTCTTATTGGCCGCCAAGTATGTACTCCAGTCTCTCAATAAATAGTCTATTCAAATTtctttgcaaaaaaataaataaattatatttttgTCTTTCCAGGTAAATGTATCAATGGAATATTCTAGAAAGGTTGGCATGGCTGATGGGCCCAGTCCAGTACCTGCAGCTGGCTCCTCAGACTCTAGGGTCATGGATTTTGGATCAGTCTTCTTTGTTTCTCCATCTAAGGTTGAGGGTGATGACACAGCAACAGTTCCAACTTCTGAAGGCAGCCAACCAGCAGGAGTAAATGTTGCTGAGCTCGTTGTTGCA is drawn from Magnolia sinica isolate HGM2019 chromosome 5, MsV1, whole genome shotgun sequence and contains these coding sequences:
- the LOC131246503 gene encoding ribonuclease TUDOR 1-like; translated protein: MASAATPTGWLRGRVKAVPSGDCLVIMGSTKADIPPEKTITLSSLIAPRLARRGGIDEPFAWDSREYLRKLCIGKEVTFKVDYTVPSIGREFGSVFLGDKNVAVLVVSEGWAKVREQGQQKGEASPFLVELQRLEDQAKQQGLGRWNKAPGSSESAIRNLPPSAIGDPSNLDAMGLLAANKSRPMEGIVEQVRDGSTVRVYLLPDFQFVQVFVAGIQAPSMGRRAVVETVAEPEITSEDTNGEVSSETRPPLTSAQRLAASTVSSTEISPDPFGREAKHFTEIRVLNRDVRIVLEGVDKFSNLIGSVYYADGDSLKDLALELVENGLAKYVEWSANMMEDEAKRKLKAAELQVKKDRLRIWTNYVPPATNSKAIHDQNFTGKVVEVVSGDCIIVADDAIPFGSPLAERRVNLSSIRSPKIGNPRRDEKPAPYAREAKEFLRTRLIGRQVNVSMEYSRKVGMADGPSPVPAAGSSDSRVMDFGSVFFVSPSKVEGDDTATVPTSEGSQPAGVNVAELVVARGFGTVIRHRDFEERSNYYDALLAAESRAINGKKGIHSAKDPPVMHITDLLTASAKKAKDFLPFLQRSRRLPAIVDYVLSGHRFKLLIPKETCTIAFSFSGVRCPGRDEPFSDEAIAFMRRKILQRDVEIEVETVDRTGTFLGSLWESRTNMAVTLLEAGLAKLQTSFGTDRIPDAHLLAQAEQSAKKQRLKIWENYVEGQEVANGSSVVESKQKEVLQVVVTEVLGGGKFYIQTVGDQKVAAIQKQLASLSLQEAPVIGAFNPKKGDIVLAQFSADNSWNRAMIVNASRGPVESSKDQFEVFYIDYGNQESIPYSRLRPLDPSVSSAPGLAQLCSLAYIKVPNLEEDFGQEAAEYLSECTMNSSREFRAMVEERDTSGGKVRGQGTGAILIVTLVDIEAGSSINAAMLQEGLARLERRKRWDTKERQSALDNLEEHQAKAKRERLKMWQYGDIQSDEEDSAPPARKAGGRR